In the Fibrobacter sp. UWR3 genome, AGAAATTCGGTACGCGCGTGTTCTGGAATACGCTCCTGGGCAAGTCGCAGGAACCGCTCGAGGAAAACCTGATTTTCATGTTCATAGACCTGCGGCATTCCACCGCGCTCGCCGAGGAACTCGGGCACGTGAAGTACAGCAACTTCATGAAGGACTACTACAAGTTCCTCTCGAACTGCTGCGAGGAGAACCGCGGGCAGATCTACCAGATTGCAGGCGACGGGGCGTTCCTCACCTGGCCCATTTCTGCCTGCAGGAACAGGGCGCGACCCATCGACTGCTTCTTCGACTTTTGCGAGTGCCTGGAGCGCATAAGCCCGAAATTCATCAAGAAATACGGTGCCGCGCCCAAGTTCAAGGCCGGGGCGCACTGCGGGACCGTCGTGACCACCGAGGTCGGGAACTTCGGCAGCGAGATGGCCTACCACGGCGACGTCCTCAACACCACGAGCCGCATACAGTCGCTCTGCGCGAGGCTCGGCCAGGAATTCCTTATCTCGGAAGACCTCTACAACGTGCTGCCGAAGCCGTTCCCGCACGGGTACATGAGCAAAAAGGAAGGTTTTTTCGAATTACGCGGAAAAAAACACGAAATTTTGATATTTTCTTTGCAAAGGCCCTTGACAAGTCTAAATTAATATTCTATAATTGGTCTCACCTCGCGGGAATAGCTCAGTTGGTAGAGCACGACCTTGCCAAGGTCGGGGTCGAGGGTCCGAGTCCCTTTTCCCGCTCTAAAAAAAGAAACCACCCTTCTGGGTGGTTTTCTTTTTTTATGTGCCGGGATAAAAAGGAACTCGGAGCCGAGAAGAGGGTGCGACTGAAATTTTTCACATGCGAACATCGTGAGCATAACTGAAAAATTTCAGCACTTGAGGCGCAAGCCTCAAGCCCGTAGGGCGAGGCTTCGGCTCGCGTAGCGAGCGCCCGAAGCCGAGTAGTCCCTTTTCCCGCTCTAAACGAAAATGACACCTTTACGGTGTCTTTTTTCGTTTATTCGCGGAAGGGACCGGACCCTCGAAGAGGGTGCGGCATAAGGTGCCGTGCGCGAAGCGCATACGATAGGCACTTTATGAGCTTGATGCGAGTGCAACGAGCATCGAGCCCGTAGGGTTAGACCGCAACCTTGCGTAGCAAGGAGTTTTGCGGGCTAACATTCCCTTTTCCCGCTCCTCAATTAATCGCGCAGCAGAGCCTGATTGGCAACATTCCCTTTTCCCGCGTTCCCTTTTGACGCCTTCTCCCCAAAGGGGATAACTCAACTAAGCCTCTAAAGAGGCAAGTTTCGTATAGGCGTCCGCGGCGTCACTCGGTCATAGAAAAATGCAAGCATTTTTCTGCGACACTCGTTTAGCACGCTTTTCCCGCTCTAAAAAAAGCCCTGTCCCTTTCAGGGCAAGACTACATACAAACTAACTCTTTCTTGCTTACGGCCCGACAGGTATCATATCGCGACACATGCCCACGGCCCCGATTCGCTGAATTAAGAAATCTCCCGTAGTCCCGGCCGCGCCCGAGAACTTCAGCCTAACAGAAGCAACCTTTTTCAAGGCATCCGTTAAATCGGGGCTTACGCCAGCACCGCAGTTGTTCTTGAACTTTTCCCAGACAAAATCGCTGATTTTTTCACTTGTAGAAGCCGGAACGCTCGCCACAAAGCTACACGACCCCATCGTCGGGATTGCTCCGTCTTCAAGACCAAGCTCGATCTCGAAATCAATAGATGATTTGTACTGAAGGCAAATTCCGCCCCACGGAGAAACACTCCCACCTTCCTGTTCTTCGTTCCAGACATTGAAAGCCACACCCGCATACGGCTTTTCGTAGCCTTCTCCGAACTTGACTCCCAACTCAATTCCGTGGCGTTTTTTAATGAGTTCCGGGAACGGAGAACCATAAATTAGCGTATCAACATCGGACGGGAACTGAAGTGCAGAAGTCCCTCCTTTAACGCGATCGTTAAATTCATACCAGAAACCCGAAGTTTTCTCATCGCTACCCGTTTCGACTTGACCTGCGCCACGGTCGTTATAGCCATCCCAGAGCATGTTCCCGATAATGAGCTTGGCACTAGAAGATGACGCCGGGACGGTGGACGAAGAGGACTTCGGCGCAACCGCGGACGAAGACACCGGAGCGCTACCGGAGCCGCACTGCCCGAGCGACCCGATTTTCTTGAGAAGGAAATCACCCGTATCTCCCGCCTTGCCTTCGAACCGCAGGTGGACCGCCGCCGCATTCGCAAGGACCTTAGACGCATCCATGGGCACTCCAAAACCGCAACTCGACCCGAACTTGCTCCACGGGATATCGACAGTTTTCACGGAATCCGAAGCGCCTAGACGGTAAACTAGTTGACAGTCAGTCGTCAAGGTACCATCTTCTGCCTGAAGCCAGACATTGAAATCGAGTCCAGAAGAGTATTCCAGGCAGAGGCCACCCCATTCCGAGACATCGGCACCTTCTTGTTCCTCGTTCAGGATGTTAAAGCCGAGGCCTACGTGCGGATTTTCCGCACCAGTGCCCAAAACAACCTTTTCCTTTATTCCGCCATAGGTTTCCATCATGAATTCGTAGCAGGTGCCGGTATACCAGTTTTCGTCACACGCTTTTTTAATGTCCGGCGGAAGGGTAAACTTCGAGGAGCCGCCATCGTCAATGTCGTTGATTTCATACCAATATCCCGCCATTTCACCGTCACTTCCGGTCACTACGCGACCTTCCTCATCAGCGGAACCGTCCCAGAGAAACTGCGGCCAGACGCCTCCCGAGACCAGGGAGCGACTTTCGCTCGAAGCGACTGAAGAAGAAGACTCCTTTACCTTGCAGCACGCCGTGTCGGGCGGAAGTTCGCTGGAAGACGACAGACCGGATCCGGCCGATGAGCCTGCCGAATTATCGTGGCTGTCGCCACTCAGGATGACGGCAGACGAGGAAGAACTTTCGTTTCCGGAAGTATCCGGGGAAGTGGACGAAGAATCGTCACCGCAAGCCGCAAGCATCGCGGCAAAAGAGACGGCAACACAGCCGACAAACAATTTTTTCATGGATTTCCTCCCTTTAAGGCCCTAAACATTTTGTTTTCTTAATATAAATTAAAAATTCCCGCCTTTACCGGGCGAGAACTTGTTTTTTTGCTACGGGAATGCCTTAATCCCACAAAAAGGCGTTTTTTACCCAAAATGCCAGTCCGGATGTTCTTCCATCTCCTGAAGCTGAATCCTGTGCAACACCACGTGCCCTTCGGAAAGGCTCTTCTGCACGTTGATAATGCGCTGGTTGCTGGACCCGCGGAACTTGAGTTCGAGCGACTTTTTCGCCATGACGAACGGGCCGTCGATGAGGATATCGGCATACGAGAGCAGTTCCAGAAATTCCGGTTTTTCCTCCCAGTGCTGCTGCAGGTACTCGAACGTGTATCCCGTGAAAATCACGAGATTCTTGTCGCGGTCCTTGATGGCGCTTGCAAGCGGGATGAGCGCCGCAGCCTGGTCCATCGGGTCGCCACCGCTGAACGTGACACCGTCCAGAAGCGGGTTCTCGTCGAGCATCGAGAGGATTTCCTCGATATCAATAAAACGACCCCCGTTGAAATCGTGGGTCTGAGGGTTCTGGCACCCGGGGCAATTGTGATGGCACCCCTGGGTAAACACTACCATGCGGATTCCGGGACCGTCCACGAAAGATTCGGGCTCGATACCGGCAATCCGCAAACGCGGGTATTCGTCCATGTTATACGCCGTGCTTCACGCGGTCGTTCACTTCGGCACGCTTTGCGTTGTTGAAACGGTCAACCGTACCCACGAGGTAACCCGTGATGCGGCGGATGCGTTCGAAGCACACGCCTTCGCCATAGAGAGATTTTTCTTTTTCGGACATGTTTTTACTCCTTGGTTAAAATGGTTTATCTAATGCCACGGAAAGCAGGCATTCCCGGAAACTTCTTCCGGAGTTCGTTCAGTTTTTCTTCAGAAATGTAATGGCCTTCGCTACGTCCGCAACGGGGGCAGGTGTCACCGATGACTCCCACGAAACCGCAGACCGGGTCGCGGTCAACCGGGTGGTTGATGGAACCGTAACCGATACCCACCTCGGCCATGTAGCGCACGATCTTCTCGAAAGCGTCGAGGTTCTGCGTCGGGTCGCCGTCAAGCTCGATGTAGCTGATGTGGCCCGCGTTGGTGAGCGCGTGGTACGGGGCCTCGAGAGCGAGCTTCTTGAAGGCCGAAATCTTGTAGTACACCGGCACGTGGAACGAGTTGGTGTAGTAGTCGCGGTCGGTAACGCCCGGGATAATGCCATACTTCTTCTTGTCCATGCGGACGAAGCGGCCCGAAAGGCCTTCCGCCGGCGTAGCGAGCAAGCTGAAGTTGAGGCCGAGGCGCTTACTTTCCTTGTCGCAGAAGTCGCGCATGTGGCCAATAATCTTGAGGCCGAGTTCCTGGCTGGCTTCGGATTCGCCGTGGTGCTTGCCCGTAAGCATGACGAGCGTTTCGGCAAGGCCGATAAAGCCGATGGAGAGCGTACCGTGCTTGATGACCTCGCCCACCGTGTCTTCCCAGCCGAGCTTGTCGGAATCAATCCACACGCCCTGCCCCATGAGGAACGGGAAGTTCTTGACCTTGCGGCGGCTCTGCACGGCGAAGCGTTCCATGAGCTGGTCGCTCACGAGCTGCAGCATGCGGTCGAGTTCCTTGAAGAACAGGTCAACCGAGCGCATCTTGATGGCGATGCGCGGAAGGTTGATGGAGGTGAAGCTCAGGTTGCCACGGCCGTAAGAGATTTCGCGGGTCGGGTCGTAGTTGTTGCCGATAACGCGGGTACGGCAGCCCATGTACGAAATTTCGGTTTCCGGGTGGCCTTCCTTGTAGTACTGCAGGTTGTACGGAGCATCCTGGAAACTGAAGTTCGGGAACAGACGCTTCGCGCTCACCTTGCAGGCAAGCTTGAACAGGTCGTAGTTCGGGTCGCCCTCGTTGAGGTTCACGCCCTTCTTCACGCGGAAAATCTGGATCGGGAAGATGGCAGTCTCGCCACCGCCCAGGCCCTCGTCCGTAGTGAGGAGGAGGTTACGCATGACCATGCGGGCTTCCGGATCGGTGCACATACCGTAGTTGATGCTAGAGAACGGAGTCTGCGCACCGGCGCGGCTGTGCATGGAGTTCAGGTTGTGGACAAACGCTTCCATCGCCTGGAAGGTAGCCCTGTCAGTCTCTTCGTAAGCCTGCTTCTCGGCAAACTTCTGGGCCTTCATCACCATCTCGGTATCGAAGGTCTTGGAAAGTTCACGGGCTTCGGTTTCCACAAACTTCTCGTTCGGCACGAGGGTCGCCACCATGCCCATCTGTTCCATTTCGGAATGGAGCTTCTTCACGATAGGCATGATTTCCTCTTCTTCCTTGCCGGTGAAGAGGATGAGGGCCTTTACCATGTTAGAGAGGTAGGCCTTGCGGTAGGTAATGCGCACGCCGTTCGCCATCGCGTAGTCAAAGTTCGGCACCGACTGGCCGCCGTGCTGGTCGTTCTGGTTACTTTGTATGGCAATCGCCGCGAGGGCAGCGTAGCTGCGGATATCCTTCGGTTCGCGGAGGTGGCCGTGACCGGTATTGAAGCCGTTTTTGAACAACTTAATAAGG is a window encoding:
- a CDS encoding adenylate/guanylate cyclase domain-containing protein, whose translation is MITLTRQTERKFNAVCFYVLCWILASVGISMLVTYAERGYFDLGIVLQMLQFALFMGFSHGVYDILILKDEMDCRPVWHSLLIRSLYFLAAIITSKILCILLLRIKSGEGLMNEDGFYALMDAIHSPSEQAQVITFFLVAYLITFVRSVHKKFGTRVFWNTLLGKSQEPLEENLIFMFIDLRHSTALAEELGHVKYSNFMKDYYKFLSNCCEENRGQIYQIAGDGAFLTWPISACRNRARPIDCFFDFCECLERISPKFIKKYGAAPKFKAGAHCGTVVTTEVGNFGSEMAYHGDVLNTTSRIQSLCARLGQEFLISEDLYNVLPKPFPHGYMSKKEGFFELRGKKHEILIFSLQRPLTSLN
- the nrdD gene encoding anaerobic ribonucleoside-triphosphate reductase, translating into MSEKEKSLYGEGVCFERIRRITGYLVGTVDRFNNAKRAEVNDRVKHGV
- a CDS encoding anaerobic ribonucleoside triphosphate reductase, which translates into the protein MIFTVRKRDGREMPFNIEKISDAIIKAFRASGELNEQIKASQEQIDLLGHEDVLSSTALKVAAYAVGRLEAEGKTKPDIEEIQDAVEKALTDNNYADTAKSYILYRAERTRIREVNTRLMHTLRDITFSSAKESDLKRENANIDGDTAMGTMLKYGSESAKHFYTMMMLKPEHSRAHMDGDIHIHDLDFYSLTMTCCQIDLIKLFKNGFNTGHGHLREPKDIRSYAALAAIAIQSNQNDQHGGQSVPNFDYAMANGVRITYRKAYLSNMVKALILFTGKEEEEIMPIVKKLHSEMEQMGMVATLVPNEKFVETEARELSKTFDTEMVMKAQKFAEKQAYEETDRATFQAMEAFVHNLNSMHSRAGAQTPFSSINYGMCTDPEARMVMRNLLLTTDEGLGGGETAIFPIQIFRVKKGVNLNEGDPNYDLFKLACKVSAKRLFPNFSFQDAPYNLQYYKEGHPETEISYMGCRTRVIGNNYDPTREISYGRGNLSFTSINLPRIAIKMRSVDLFFKELDRMLQLVSDQLMERFAVQSRRKVKNFPFLMGQGVWIDSDKLGWEDTVGEVIKHGTLSIGFIGLAETLVMLTGKHHGESEASQELGLKIIGHMRDFCDKESKRLGLNFSLLATPAEGLSGRFVRMDKKKYGIIPGVTDRDYYTNSFHVPVYYKISAFKKLALEAPYHALTNAGHISYIELDGDPTQNLDAFEKIVRYMAEVGIGYGSINHPVDRDPVCGFVGVIGDTCPRCGRSEGHYISEEKLNELRKKFPGMPAFRGIR
- the nrdG gene encoding anaerobic ribonucleoside-triphosphate reductase activating protein, whose translation is MDEYPRLRIAGIEPESFVDGPGIRMVVFTQGCHHNCPGCQNPQTHDFNGGRFIDIEEILSMLDENPLLDGVTFSGGDPMDQAAALIPLASAIKDRDKNLVIFTGYTFEYLQQHWEEKPEFLELLSYADILIDGPFVMAKKSLELKFRGSSNQRIINVQKSLSEGHVVLHRIQLQEMEEHPDWHFG